A stretch of Labrus mixtus chromosome 7, fLabMix1.1, whole genome shotgun sequence DNA encodes these proteins:
- the LOC132977357 gene encoding uncharacterized protein LOC132977357 gives MFFVFVLFSQSGPELFDQNKKSSDEVSPTPPVLELSTDALNTNTSCKYDNITCKDLIQSGPPVVYQLIPKKENIGTIQRMTLGKKDPNKTHRTILLVGETGTGKSTMINALINYDMGVKWEDDVWFEIIEKDRKRRKSEGQTSDVIVYQIFGFEDKTLPYSLTIIDTPGYGDIRGTEHDDTITHGLLDLLRSEDGVHEINAVGLVLKASENRLSDRLRYIFDSVFSLFGKDMEKNIVVLITHSYGRIPENVLLALEAANIECARDERNHPVHFLFENCQYKDRTKEAKVAWEITMTGMSEFADFLEKSEPQNVEKTTAVLKARIELTTCVQKLQDRIESAELKRKEIQEGLKKAEQEMKSNEKFTVEGEDVCAEILKNRGWLWLEGATCCNHCKETCHYPCTEAWYPKGCTVMRDGSCTVCAGKCSESNHTIEKWRYVTKKRKVQNTDKDKKEKYDKEKAAHESLQKDLLKHMGELEKDKDQWLEESFKHVLDLEKTALNVDSLSTHVHLDFLIERMKEKGDTEKVQKLEVMKSRMDKGTRAGLRYKLTAAGKAVRKTNEVIDMM, from the exons atgttctttgtttttgttttgttttcacaatcAGGTCCAGAATTGTTTGACCAGAATAAGAAATCTTCAGATGAAGTGTCTCCGACTCCTCCAGTGTTAGAACTGTCTACAGATGCTTT gAATACTAACACCTCATGCAAATATGACAACATCACCTGCAAAGATCTGATCCAATCAGGACCTCCTGTTGTCTACCAGCTGATACCGAAGAAAGAGAATATTGGAACAATACAAAGAATGACTCTAGGTAAAAAAgatccaaacaaaacacacagaaccaTCTTGCTTGTCGGTGAAACAGGAACAGGGAAATCTACCATGATCAATGCCCTGATAAACTACGACATGGGGGTGAAGTGGGAGGATGATGTCTGGTTTGAAATCATAgaaaaggacagaaagagaagaaagagtgaAGGTCAGACATCAGATGTGATTGTCTACCAGATCTTTGGTTTTGAAGATAAAACTCTGCCGTACTCTCTGACCATCATTGATACTCCTGGATACGGAGACATCAGAGGGACTGAACATGACGACACCATCACTCATGGATTATTAGACTTGCTCCGCTCAGAGGACGGAGTTCATGAGATTAATGCAGTTGGTCTGGTGCTGAAAGCGAGTGAGAATCGCCTGAGTGACCGCTTGAGGTACATCTTTGATtcagtgttttctctgtttggaaAAGACATGGAGAAGAACATTGTTGTTCTCATTACACACTCATATGGAAGAAtacctgaaaatgttttattagctCTTGAGGCTGCAAACATTGAATGTGCGAGAGATGAAAGGAATCATCccgttcacttcctgtttgagaaCTGCCAGTACAAAGACAGAACAAAGGAAGCCAAGGTTGCATGGGAAATAACAATGACAGGAATGAGTGAATTTGCAGACTTTCTGGAAAAGTCTGAGCCTCAAAATGTGGAGAAAACAACTGCTGTGTTAAAGGCACGGATTGAACTAACAACCTGCGTTCAAAAACTGCAAGACAGAATAGAGTCAGCAGAACTTAAACGAAAAGAGATCCAGGAAGGTCTGAAGAAAGCAGAACAAGAGATGAAGAGCAATGAAAAGTTCACTGTGGAAGGCGAAGATGTCTGtgcagaaatattaaaaaacaggGGTTGGTTATGGCTTGAAGGAGCTACCTGTTGTAATCACTGTAAAGAAACCTGTCACTATCCATGCACAGAGGCCTGGTATCCCAAAGGATGTACTGTCATGAGAGATGGCTCTTGCACTGTATGTGCCGGGAAGTGTTCAGAATCTAATCATACGATAGAAAAGTGGAGATATGTgaccaagaaaagaaaagttcaaaacacagataaagataaaaaagagaAGTATGACAAGGAAAAAGCAGCTCATGAGAGTCTTCAGAAAGATCTTCTGAAGCATATGGGAGAGCTTGAGAAAGACAAAGATCAGTGGTTAGAAGAGTCCTTCAAGCATGTTCTCGACCTGGAGAAGACCGCTCTGAATGTTGATTCACTGTCCACTCATGTCCACTTGGACTTCTTGAttgagaggatgaaggagaaaggagacacagagaaGGTCCAGAAACTGGAGGTGATGAAAAGTCGAATGGATAAAGGAACCAGAGCAGGACTGCGATACAAACTGACTGCGGCTGGTAAAGCAGTTAGAAAGACAAATGAGGTGATAGACATGATGTGA
- the LOC132977358 gene encoding uncharacterized protein LOC132977358 codes for MTSTHQIRSGPPAVVQLTPKKEYIGTLTKMTLGEKDSNMENKTILLVGETKTGKSTLINTFFNYTKRDDEVWYEIVENDREESESKSHTSDVIVYQIFGSLPYSLTIIDTPGYGDTKGTEKDDRISQKLLDLFSSVDGVHEINVVGLVLKASENRLNDQLRYIFDSAVSLFGKDMENNIVALLTHSDGLTPENALKALNAANIKCAKNTENEPVHFLFNTSQHEERMEGTKAAEQAKQTTTEGMKMFLEFLGKTQPQKVEITVKVLNERIRLTACIKNLQERVELIELQQREIQQTQEKLKKHEEEMKSNKNFTIEVDESYKEKEPMKGKGGRWLLVFYAGVVSCNKCEENCHFPGCTMAWHPKDCEVMKRGKCTACSGKCPASDHVKEEMQYVFKTRTVQKTLQDVKDKFESSKSDLEKSTSILKDLEMEMGELEKDKDQWLEESFKHVLDLEKIALNVDSLSTHVHLDFLIEKMKEKGDTEKVQKLEKMKSRMDEGIRAGPRYMLEKIKASLTSYCKKDKP; via the coding sequence ATGACCTCCACACATCAGATTCGTTCTGGGCCTCCTGCTGTCGTCCAGCTGACACCAAAGAAAGAATATATTGGGACTCTAACAAAAATGACTCTTGGTGAAAAAGATTCAAATATGGAGAACAAAACCATCTTGCTTGtgggagaaacaaaaacaggaaaatcaaCTCTGATCAACACTTTCTTCAACTACACCAAGAGGGATGACGAGGTCTGGTACGAGATCGTCGAGAATGACAGGGAAGAAAGTGAATCCAAAAGTCATACATCAGATGTGATCGTGTACCAGATCTTTGGTTCTCTGCCCTACTCTCTGACCATCATCGATACTCCTGGATATGGAGACACCAAAGGGACTGAAAAAGATGACAGAATTAGTCAAAAACTGTTAGACTTGTTCAGCTCAGTGGACGGAGTTCATGAGATTAATGTAGTGGGTCTGGTGCTGAAAGCGAGCGAGAATCGACTAAATGACCAACTGAGGTACATCTTTGATTCGGCTGTGTCTCTGTTCGGAAAAGATATGGAGAACAATATCGTtgccctcctcacacactcagaTGGTTTGACACCTGAAAATGCTCTGAAAGCTCTCAATGCTGCAAatattaaatgtgcaaaaaatacAGAGAATGAGCCAGTGCACTTCCTCTTTAACACCTCTCAGCATGAAGAACGGATGGAGGGCACAAAAGCTGCTGAGCAGGCAAAACAAACTACAACTGAAGGAATGAAGATGTTCTTGGAGTTTCTGGGGAAAACTCAACCCCAAAAGGTGGAGATAACAGTGAAAGTTTTGAATGAACGCATCAGACTGACAGCGTGCATTAAAAACCTGCAAGAGCGAGTTGAGTTGATTGAACTCCAACAGAGAGAAATCCAACAGACTCAGGAAAAGCTGAAGAAACACGAAGAAGAGATGAAGAGCAACAAGAACTTCACTATAGAAGTTGATGAGAGCTACAAAGAAAAAGAACCTATGAAAGGGAAGGGTGGGAGGTGGCTTTTGGTGTTTTATGCAGGAGTTGTGAGCTGTAATAAATGTGAGGAGAACTGTCACTTCCCTGGATGCACGATGGCCTGGCATCCCAAAGACTGCGAGGTGATGAAAAGAGGTAAATGCACAGCATGTTCTGGAAAATGTCCTGCTTCTGACCATGTGAAAGAAGAGATGCAGTATGTGTTCAAGACAAGAACAGTTCAGAAGACCCTTCAAGATGTTAAAGACAAGTTTGAAAGCAGTAAATCAGACCTTGAGAAGAGTACAAGCATTCTGAAAGATCTGGAGATGGAAATGGGAGAGCTTGAGAAAGACAAAGATCAGTGGTTAGAAGAGTCCTTCAAGCATGTTCTCGACCTGGAGAAGATCGCTCTGAATGTTGATTCACTGTCCACTCATGTCCACTTGGACTTCTTGATTgagaagatgaaggagaaaggagacacagagaaGGTCCAGAAACTGGAGAAGATGAAAAGTCGAATGGATGAAGGAATCAGAGCAGGACCGCGATACATGttggagaaaataaaagcaagttTAACATCTTATTGCAAAAAAGATAAGCCATAG
- the LOC132977155 gene encoding septin-1-like: MTLGNEDPRKIKRTILLVGETGAGKSTLINALVNYAIGVTWEDNVWFEIVEKDEKRDQFESQTSDVIVYKIFGFEDKTLPYSLTIIDTPGYGDTKGTKEDDIVRKRLLDLFGSEDGVLEINVVGLVLKASDNRLSDRLRYIFDSMVSLFGKNMEKNIVFLITHSDGKTPREALKALEAAKIKCAKDEKNQPVYFLFNNCQNTERNQKNKLALEASGEITTRGMKGFTDVLIDLRGKNLKTTTDVMNSRIRLTACIKNLQERVELIELQQREIQQTQENLKKHEEEMKSNKNFTIEVDESYKEKEPIKGGRWLLVFYEGVVSCNKCEENCHFPGCTMARNPKDCDVMKRGKCTACSGKCPASDHVKEEMRYETKTRKVQKTLQDVKDKFESSKSDLEKSTSILKDLEIKMGELEKDKDQWLEESFKYVLKLEKIALNVDSLSTHVHLDFLIERMKEKGDTEKVQKLEEMKSRRVEGTRAALKYMGGGSMKKGKM; this comes from the coding sequence ATGACTCTTGGGAATGAAGATCCacgtaaaataaaaagaaccaTCTTGCTTGTGGgagaaacaggagcaggaaaatCTACTCTGATCAATGCCCTGGTCAACTACGCCATTGGAGTGACGTGGGAGGACAATGTCTGGTTTGAGATCGTAGAGAAGGATGAGAAGAGAGATCAGTTTGAAAGTCAGACATCAGATGTGATCGTGTACAAGATCTTTGGTTTTGAAGATAAAACTCTGCCGTACTCTCTGACCATCATTGATACTCCTGGATACGGAGATACCAAAGGGACTAAAGAAGATGACATTGTCAGAAAAAGACTGTTAGACTTGTTCGGCTCAGAGGACGGGGTTCTTGAGATTAACGTAGTGGGTCTGGTGCTAAAAGCGAGCGACAATCGACTGAGTGACCGTCTGAGGTACATCTTTGATTCAATGGTGTCTCTGTTTGGAAAAAACATGGAGAAGAACATTGTCTTCCTAATCACTCACTCAGATGGAAAAACACCTAGAGAGGCTCTCAAAGCTCTAGAGGCAGCAAAGATTAAATGtgcaaaagatgaaaagaatcagccagtttacttcctgtttaacAACTGccagaacacagagagaaatcagaaaaacaaactggcTTTAGAGGCATCAGGGGAAATAACTACGAGGGGAATGAAAGGATTTACAGACGTCCTGATAGATCTGAGAGGCAAAAATCTGAAAACCACTACTGATGTAATGAATTCACGCATCAGACTGACAGCGTGCATTAAAAACCTGCAAGAGCGAGTTGAGTTGATTGAACTCCAACAGAGAGAAATCCAACAGACTCAGGAAAATCTGAAGAAACACGAAGAAGAGATGAAGAGCAACAAGAACTTCACTATAGAAGTTGATGAGAGCTACAAAGAAAAAGAACCTATCAAGGGTGGGAGGTGGCTTTTGGTGTTTTATGAAGGAGTTGTGAGCTGTAATAAATGTGAGGAGAACTGTCACTTCCCTGGATGCACGATGGCCCGAAATCCCAAAGACTGCGACGTGATGAAAAGAGGTAAATGCACAGCATGTTCTGGAAAATGTCCTGCTTCTGACCATGTGAAAGAAGAGATGCGgtacgagaccaagacaagaaaAGTTCAGAAGACCCTTCAAGATGTTAAAGACAAGTTTGAAAGCAGTAAATCAGACCTTGAGAAGAGTACAAGCATTCTGAAAGATCTGGAGATTAAAATGGGAGAGCTTGAGAAAGACAAAGATCAGTGGTTAGAAGAGTCCTTCAAGTATGTTCTCAAACTGGAGAAGATCGCTCTGAATGTTGATTCACTGTCCACTCATGTCCACTTGGACTTCTTGAttgagaggatgaaggagaaaggagacacagagaaGGTCCAGAAACTGGAGGAGATGAAAAGTCGAAGGGTTGAAGGAACCAGAGCAGCTCTCAAGTATATGGGTGGTGGAAGcatgaaaaaagggaaaatgtaa